A genomic region of Streptosporangium lutulentum contains the following coding sequences:
- a CDS encoding NUDIX hydrolase codes for MIHNPLEQRSLDAAVFDARSATLEFDQARSWLRSAPAGPMEPLAAEVWVLDPALEQIVLIRHRWRGLVPPGGKVEPGESPRQGAARELAEESGLRPRLLERPAAVAVRSFHPDWPRTLSLSYAAIADPAQPLTAEVGQPALWRRLDEDWGTFFPQDPDRVRQYVKTLRTGAVG; via the coding sequence ATGATCCATAATCCGTTGGAGCAGCGCTCGTTGGACGCTGCCGTCTTCGATGCCCGGTCCGCGACGCTGGAGTTCGATCAGGCCCGTTCCTGGCTGCGCTCGGCGCCGGCCGGGCCGATGGAGCCGTTGGCCGCCGAGGTATGGGTGCTGGATCCCGCGCTGGAGCAGATCGTGCTGATCCGGCATCGCTGGCGCGGCCTGGTGCCGCCGGGCGGCAAGGTCGAACCGGGCGAGAGCCCGCGCCAGGGCGCGGCGCGGGAACTGGCCGAGGAGAGCGGGTTGCGCCCGCGGCTGCTGGAGCGGCCCGCCGCGGTGGCGGTGCGGTCCTTCCACCCGGACTGGCCGAGGACGCTGTCGTTGTCCTACGCCGCGATCGCCGACCCGGCCCAGCCGCTGACTGCAGAAGTCGGACAACCGGCGCTGTGGCGGCGGCTGGATGAGGACTGGGGCACCTTCTTTCCGCAAGATCCAGACCGGGTCCGGCAGTATGTGAAGACCCTGAGGACCGGCGCGGTGGGCTGA
- a CDS encoding tyrosine-type recombinase/integrase, translated as MAGGWWRDQGWITEDPLRRLKRRPVEADRTQSLDRGEVAELLGREGIALRERTLWRLLYESAARSSEVLGLDAEELDLRNRRAKVRRKGGAVDVIVWRTGTARLLPRLLVGRRTGPVFATDRRARVALPPADIDAGSGKARLSYRRAAELFEAATGGWTLHQLRHSALTHAAEDGANTSTLPAYSGHTSVASLARYARVSGEALARWQAGRDPAARRR; from the coding sequence GTGGCTGGTGGCTGGTGGCGGGATCAGGGCTGGATCACCGAGGACCCGCTGCGCCGGCTCAAGCGCCGACCGGTCGAGGCCGACCGCACCCAGTCCCTGGATCGCGGCGAGGTCGCCGAGTTGCTTGGCAGGGAGGGGATCGCGCTGCGCGAGCGGACGCTGTGGCGGCTGTTGTATGAATCCGCAGCGCGGTCCTCCGAAGTCCTGGGCCTGGACGCCGAGGAGTTGGATCTGCGTAACCGGCGGGCCAAGGTCCGGCGCAAGGGCGGTGCGGTCGACGTGATCGTGTGGCGTACCGGAACCGCCCGTCTGCTGCCCCGCCTGTTGGTGGGGCGTCGGACGGGGCCGGTGTTCGCCACCGACCGGCGGGCCCGGGTAGCGCTGCCGCCGGCCGACATCGACGCGGGCAGCGGGAAGGCGCGGCTGTCCTACCGGCGGGCGGCCGAGCTGTTCGAGGCTGCCACCGGCGGCTGGACGCTGCACCAACTGCGGCACTCGGCGCTGACCCACGCGGCCGAGGACGGGGCCAACACCTCCACCCTGCCGGCCTACTCCGGGCACACCTCGGTCGCCTCGCTGGCCCGCTACGCCCGGGTCTCCGGGGAAGCGCTCGCGCGCTGGCAAGCCGGACGCGATCCCGCCGCCCGCAGGCGCTGA
- a CDS encoding CU044_5270 family protein: MDELSLLARELPDAPPPSAEVVEKARLRLAAAQHKPVRPGRADRRGLVWGWALGAAAATVAVVMAVVTLASNMTTVPAPMLAPPGGNDALLRLADQIAKLPDERGDYWRRPLLNNGLIRVRADGETFNVLSSSRIDLWQPRDPGDPVQAEQRQQFVRPATEADERAWRAAGSPVTVQRVCTPGTRTGDCAKVQLRSKPSQCVYTRAAEPGGVLGDSRLGELTLADLAALPSDAEQLREKLRTYWNTRKDSQPKDSFEKFLTTSSAALLELPVKPSVRAATLRLLAGLPTTKVRGSITDPLGRTGIEVIFIKSESFTAEFGTDDVVAQRYTTILDPHTGTVLATNVEIAAESTEGLAKGTFMHYQAWAPEAGWTSERPERPRGCRLSDRPLP, from the coding sequence ATGGATGAGCTGAGCCTCCTGGCGAGAGAACTGCCTGACGCTCCGCCACCCTCGGCGGAGGTGGTCGAGAAGGCCCGCCTCCGGCTGGCCGCCGCCCAGCATAAGCCGGTACGGCCAGGTAGGGCGGATCGGCGTGGCCTCGTCTGGGGATGGGCCTTGGGAGCGGCCGCAGCCACGGTCGCCGTCGTCATGGCCGTCGTCACGCTGGCGTCGAACATGACCACTGTTCCCGCACCGATGCTCGCGCCCCCAGGCGGCAACGATGCCCTGCTCCGCCTGGCGGACCAGATCGCGAAACTGCCGGACGAGCGCGGCGACTATTGGCGGAGGCCGCTGCTCAACAATGGGCTGATCAGGGTCCGGGCGGACGGCGAAACGTTCAACGTCCTCTCCTCGTCACGAATCGACCTCTGGCAACCGCGCGACCCCGGCGACCCCGTTCAGGCGGAGCAGCGGCAGCAATTCGTCCGTCCCGCCACCGAGGCCGACGAGCGTGCATGGCGGGCGGCGGGTTCTCCGGTCACGGTCCAGCGAGTGTGCACGCCTGGCACCCGCACGGGCGACTGCGCGAAGGTCCAGCTGCGGTCTAAGCCCTCTCAATGCGTGTACACGCGCGCGGCCGAGCCGGGCGGCGTGCTCGGTGATTCACGGCTGGGCGAACTCACGCTCGCCGACCTCGCGGCGCTGCCCAGCGACGCCGAACAACTCCGGGAGAAACTACGAACCTACTGGAACACCCGAAAGGACAGCCAGCCCAAGGACAGCTTCGAAAAGTTCCTCACCACCTCCTCCGCTGCCCTTCTGGAGCTCCCGGTCAAGCCCTCGGTCAGGGCAGCCACCCTGCGTCTCCTCGCCGGACTGCCAACGACCAAGGTGCGCGGCTCGATCACCGACCCTCTGGGACGTACGGGAATCGAGGTCATCTTCATCAAGAGCGAGAGCTTCACCGCCGAGTTCGGTACCGATGACGTGGTGGCGCAGCGGTACACCACCATCCTCGACCCGCACACCGGCACCGTCTTGGCGACAAACGTCGAGATCGCGGCCGAGAGCACGGAGGGGCTCGCCAAGGGGACGTTCATGCACTATCAGGCATGGGCACCTGAGGCCGGCTGGACCAGCGAACGCCCCGAGCGGCCACGCGGCTGCCGGCTCAGCGACCGTCCGCTCCCGTGA
- a CDS encoding RNA polymerase sigma factor, with amino-acid sequence MAVSPDLADPPDLRVDFEQIFNAHFTEIHRYIVRRLSDDVADDLAAEVFLAAYRGGYDASRGGVRPWLYGIATHLIARHRRTEIRRWKALSRTAERAEHSPEDAALARVAAGQLTGKLAGALAGLNRGDRDVVLLSMLGDLSHAEVAAALQIPAGTVASRLNRARKQLRKALGDVNPLEETHG; translated from the coding sequence ATGGCCGTTTCACCTGACCTGGCCGACCCACCCGATCTCCGGGTGGACTTCGAGCAGATCTTCAATGCGCACTTCACCGAGATCCACCGCTACATCGTCAGGCGATTGTCCGACGACGTCGCTGACGACCTGGCCGCCGAGGTGTTCCTGGCGGCCTATCGGGGCGGCTACGACGCCTCGCGCGGCGGGGTGCGTCCGTGGCTGTACGGCATCGCCACCCATCTCATCGCACGGCATCGCCGTACCGAGATCCGCAGATGGAAGGCACTCAGCCGGACGGCCGAGCGCGCCGAGCACAGTCCCGAGGACGCAGCCCTGGCCCGCGTGGCCGCGGGTCAGCTGACCGGCAAGCTGGCGGGGGCGCTGGCCGGGCTCAACCGTGGGGACCGCGACGTCGTGCTGCTGAGCATGCTGGGCGACCTCAGCCACGCCGAGGTCGCCGCCGCCCTTCAGATCCCAGCGGGGACGGTCGCCTCCCGGCTCAACCGGGCCCGCAAGCAGCTCCGCAAGGCACTCGGCGACGTCAACCCTTTGGAGGAGACCCATGGATGA